From the genome of Penaeus chinensis breed Huanghai No. 1 unplaced genomic scaffold, ASM1920278v2 CTG_603, whole genome shotgun sequence:
tgtgtatgtgatagacacacacacacacatatgtattatacatatacatacatatgtacatgcccaCATCTATAcatgaacgaaggaaagaaagatgatagagagataaaaggagatagaaaaaaaggtgaggcagagaaaaaaagaggaaaatatagagaggtggataaatatatatatagagagggggagaaagagagagagaaaaggtgtgcGCGAGTATAGGTTTGGATACAATGATGGAAAGTACAACTGCAATATTTCTCTTTATAAAAAGGTTTTTTGATCCATGTCCTTGTATAAGGCAATAATCAAGTTCAATTAAGtctaaaaaagtaaagaaagctaCACATTACCTTCGAAAAACCTGCTGAAGAGTATCATCGAGGATGCTCCCGCCGGCTCTCGGGTGACGGAAGTCGTGGCGGAGCCTTAGCTCCACCTTCCACGTCGTGTCTATCATCCCCACGAGGACATCCCGCAGGCACGGGATGTCCTCAGGGTCTCCGCTGATAGTCAGATCCAAGAGTGACGGACGTGCATGGCTCAGAACACGCATGAATGCAGCTAAATGGCCGTCGGATATTTCTATGCGTCCCGTGAGATCCATCGCCTTGGCAAGTAATTCGCTCATCGAGCCGTCGCACTTGACCTCGGAGAGCAAGTCCAGCCACTGGGATGTATCACGTATACCAGTGGCCTTGAGTAATTCCACTAGCTCCTTTGATCTTTCCTCTGCCAATGGCTTTCCTCTGAGGTGAAGCAAACCAGTGAGATGAATGAAAATGTTCTGGTACTTAATCAAATTAAGCTTTATATCTTTGTTGTTGTACTTGGCAGCGTCCTTGGTTTCTTCTTCTAGAACACTCTGGATACTAGGCAATTGCCTGGCTGCTTCACGTTGGCATTTTGACAAAAGCAAATTGCATTCACGGAGAAGAGAACTGCTAATGTTTTGAGGAACTTCTTGATAACGCAGAACGTTCTCAATCCCATCTATTATTTCAGGGATGTTTAGTCCCAGTTCATCTGCCATGATGATCTCCATCACATGCATAGCCGCATAAAAATCTTGAAAACCTTTATGGGGAAAACTGTACCTCACGTCATCACCAGTCAGAGAAGTTGCCTGGATAAGGAAGGCTCCAAGAACCTCATTTGCTGGAAGCTTTGGAAGGCGACATGCCTCCTTCAGCCTTTGTACTGAAGGCTTGGACAGAACTACAGCATCCCCACAGTGGTTTATGAAGGCCTCTTTGCAGAGCTTCTTCATTAGCTTCATAACTTTATCTTTCAGTTCAGCACCCTCGACAGTTCTTGTTTCTTCATGGTCAGACAGCCTCTGAAGTAATCTTTTTATGCACAACTCATGTGTCTTTGTGAAGAGTTCTGTCGCTGTGGTCAGACTGTTCACAGCATGTGGATCAAAGAACCATAATATTGTCACGAGGACCAAGTTGAAAGGGAACCGCCAGTGGGCTTGCATCCGGCTGTCTTTCCTTGCCAGATACCGGAGGAGGCCAGAGATGTCTCTGTTCATGGGGCCAGGGTCCTGTAAAGCCTGGCTATAATTTCTTACAAACTCTTCACGTCTGTTCTCTTCTATACCCAAAACCTTGACATGCATAATGTCATAGTTCTCTGGTACATGTCTGTTGAAGTCAGGGACTTTGTTGGGTCGTGTTGTGCAGAGAACAGTTATGTCGTCGGTTCTGCCCATTTCCATGATTTCTCTCAGCACTCTATCTGTTGATGAATGAAGTTCATCGAGCCCATCCACAATGAACATGAGTCTGTTTTGCTGAATGCACTCAATTAGACCATGTTCGCCTTGGACTTTGATTTTAAATTTGGGCATCAAAGAGCCAAGGAGGTGGCCAAGGGAATTTATTTCATCTCGGCACCTACttaaatatacaaattcataatCAGTGAGAGTCTTCATGGAACTAGCACCTGAGGCCCAGTCACTTATCATCTTTCTTGTGAGGGTTGTCTTGCCAACACCCGCAGGCCCTTCGATGAGCAACACGGAAcagtctttccctttctgttcccgtctcttctctgcctctgtaAGAAGCTCACTATATTGGATGGACTCATGTGAACCACCCTGCATGATTTCCATCGTGGTGAAGACTTTGTCCACACGCACCTTCGATTTCCCAAGCAAATTCGAAGCTGGTCCAAAACTGGACTCCTTTCTGTAAATCTTCTTCAGCTCCTGTTTCCCTTCGACTTTCACCTGCTGGCGCAGTCTGTCGAGAACCATTCCGTGACAACCTGATGTCTGTGAGGGATTGTCTCTGAGACTGTTGATCTCTTTGTTTAGATCTTCCAATTTACCTTGGATGATATCATCATCTATGTTGTAGATTTCTGCTGCTTTCTTGAGGGCTTTATTGAGCAGATCTCTCAGCTCCTCTATCACCCTAAAAAAGTTTTGGTCATCCACAACAAACCCATCATGGAGGAAATCGTTCCTTTTATTCTTGATGGATGTCACAATCCATTCCATGGTTGCTGAAGGTGTTGTCCACTGACGATCATCCGGAGGTGCCAAGTTATCACAACCGAATATGATGCAGGTGTATAAAAGTGAGACATCAAACGTCGTGATATcactcttctccatctttctcctttgaCTCTGATTAAACTTCTTGCGTATTGTTGTCATAGTGATCATCTTCACCTGTATGAGGTACTCGTAAAAGGTCTTGTCAGCCTGCCACTTGGGAGTGCCCGCCTCTAGCACCAACTTGAGCACCTTCTTGCTCGTCTGAGTGGTCATCTCGTATAAGGCGTGGGTCAGCTTGGACTGGGACGGAGCCATTTCGGAGGTGGACGGTGACTGAACGGCtgtaagaaaacataaaaatggGTGTCAGTCTTTCAGTTCAATTGCGGTCTCATTAAAATATCCACATGGCCAATGCTAAACAAAAAAAGACCGCCATAACGGCATAAACAAGCAGACTGAGAGTCGTTCAAATCAATTTAAACTAGATTCTGGTAGGTGTGGAACTCCATCCTCGCCACCAATACACCAGCTATGCTAAGCATCATCCCTAGGTCTTGGCATGAAATTCGCAAGTCATTTCAGCCatcagaaaggagaaaaatatctTGAATTATTGGAGAAATTGTTTTTCTACAAACAGATTAAGCCATCATTTATCGTAAGAGGACACACCATCCATAGTTATGAGGACGACTCATGAAATCACTGGAATAATTTAGATAAGAGCATGGAAATCCgtcaaagagagataaatagatggatagatagacacaggcagacatgcatagagagagagagtgggggagaggcaaaaggggagagaagggggagaaaatgagaaagacatatatatgtatatagaaaaagagaaaaagacatggaaagaaagggaggaggagggcagagagaatgtgagtggggtgggggagagagagagagagaaagaagaaagagaaagagagaaggaggaagtgaaagaggggtagacaaagagagagcgaatgactgagagaagagagagagatggagaggagagggagggagaaaaagagggagagagaatgcgagatttAAGGTGgtagggaggaagtaaggaaagtagggagaggaagaggagagagagattagagggagagagagaagctgtgtttgtgtgttagagagagaaagagagaggaaagaagggagggggggggggacagaaaaagagatacatggatagatagataaatagagagaaggaaaagagggagagaaaatatatttccatatacaaatatagagagggaaagagagagagaaagaaagggggcggGAGTgtgggacaaagagaaagaggaggagggtgggagggagagaatgagaaagaaatatatatagagagaggcagattgagagagagagtaagggagggtggcaaggagaaaaaaattgtgaaagagagagaagggagagaggggaagtgatagATTTTTAGAGaaatacccctctctctctcactcctctctctttcttatcctcctttcttctatcttcatctttctcctaacCCCTCACacattgtttctccctctctcttttcttgtatatgtatatatatatatatatatatatatatatatgtatatatatatatatgtatatatatatatatatatatatatatatatatatatatatatatatctagttttgTCGCTCCTTCATCTCACTTGaatcttcatcccctctctctatgtAAGAGGCTGTTCATGCCTCGGTATAATAACTAGTTAGACAGTATGACATGCACATAACCACGATTTATATAATCCACACGACGTGGCCTCCATATGTTTTAACACGTCGGTCTATATCAATTAAGAACCATTACCACAGTGAGGGCCCAAATGACAATTATAGCTGAAGTCACTGTGCTCAAGTCTCTATCAGCCTCCGGCTCCAAAGGGCAGTCTGGCCACACACACGACACCGCgctagaacggagcttgtaacgcgattttcaGAGTGTTACGTAACATATGTTACATAGTGTTAcgattttcatacatacacacatacacacaaccatatatatataaatggaaataagtatatatatatatatatatgtatatataaatagaaatacaaatatatatatatatatatatatatatatatatatatatatatatatacatatatatatatatatatatatatatatatatatatatatatatatatatatatatatatgcacacacacatatatatatatatatatatatgcacacacacatatatatatatatatatatatatatatatatatatatatatatatatatatatatacatatataaatataaatatatatatatatatatatatatatatatatatacgcagaaacacacacacatatacacacacacacacgtatgcacatacacacacacacacacatatatatatatatatatatatatatatatatatatatatatatatatatatatatatgcatatataaatatatgtgtatatatatatatatatatatatatatatagatgctactacatatatatatatatatatatatatatatatacatatatacatatatatatatatatatatatatatatatatatatatatatatatatatgtatatatatatatatatatatatatatatatatatatatatatatatatatatatatatatatatatatatatgtgtgtgtgtgtgtgtgtctgtgtgtgtgtgtgtgtgtgtgtgtatgtgtatatataaatatatatatatatatatatatatatatatatatatatatatatatatatatatatatatatatatatatgtatatatatatatgctaat
Proteins encoded in this window:
- the LOC125024824 gene encoding uncharacterized protein LOC125024824, giving the protein MAPSQSKLTHALYEMTTQTSKKVLKLVLEAGTPKWQADKTFYEYLIQVKMITMTTIRKKFNQSQRRKMEKSDITTFDVSLLYTCIIFGCDNLAPPDDRQWTTPSATMEWIVTSIKNKRNDFLHDGFVVDDQNFFRVIEELRDLLNKALKKAAEIYNIDDDIIQGKLEDLNKEINSLRDNPSQTSGCHGMVLDRLRQQVKVEGKQELKKIYRKESSFGPASNLLGKSKVRVDKVFTTMEIMQGGSHESIQYSELLTEAEKRREQKGKDCSVLLIEGPAGVGKTTLTRKMISDWASGASSMKTLTDYEFVYLSRCRDEINSLGHLLGSLMPKFKIKVQGEHGLIECIQQNRLMFIVDGLDELHSSTDRVLREIMEMGRTDDITVLCTTRPNKVPDFNRHVPENYDIMHVKVLGIEENRREEFVRNYSQALQDPGPMNRDISGLLRYLARKDSRMQAHWRFPFNLVLVTILWFFDPHAVNSLTTATELFTKTHELCIKRLLQRLSDHEETRTVEGAELKDKVMKLMKKLCKEAFINHCGDAVVLSKPSVQRLKEACRLPKLPANEVLGAFLIQATSLTGDDVRYSFPHKGFQDFYAAMHVMEIIMADELGLNIPEIIDGIENVLRYQEVPQNISSSLLRECNLLLSKCQREAARQLPSIQSVLEEETKDAAKYNNKDIKLNLIKYQNIFIHLTGLLHLRGKPLAEERSKELVELLKATGIRDTSQWLDLLSEVKCDGSMSELLAKAMDLTGRIEISDGHLAAFMRVLSHARPSLLDLTISGDPEDIPCLRDVLVGMIDTTWKVELRLRHDFRHPRAGGSILDDTLQQVFRR